The following proteins are encoded in a genomic region of Deinococcus carri:
- a CDS encoding DUF817 domain-containing protein — translation MSAPALPHPAARLWPQLRRFVLGQAACCTFALAVVGLLALSRALPLGAWGLARYDFLLLGCLLVQGVLLALRFETPREAAVIGLFHALGFALEAFKVAHGSWAYPEDALSKVLGVPLYAGFMYASVGSYMAQAWRRFDLALCHAPPLRLQAWLAAAAYLNFFTHHLGPDLRYVVTAALLLAYRRTRVGFSVGQVRYGMPLGLSFALIGGFVFLAENAATRLGAWVYPHQAGGWQPVHLAKWLAWTLMVVVAFLIVSGLKAWEERRQGASR, via the coding sequence ATGTCTGCCCCCGCCCTCCCGCACCCGGCAGCCCGGCTCTGGCCGCAGCTCCGGCGCTTTGTCCTGGGGCAGGCCGCGTGCTGCACCTTTGCCCTCGCGGTGGTGGGCTTGCTCGCGCTGTCGCGGGCGCTGCCGCTGGGAGCGTGGGGGCTGGCCCGCTACGACTTCCTGCTGCTGGGCTGCCTGCTGGTGCAGGGCGTCCTGCTCGCCCTGCGCTTCGAGACGCCGCGCGAGGCCGCCGTCATCGGGCTGTTTCACGCGCTGGGCTTTGCGCTGGAAGCCTTCAAGGTCGCGCACGGGAGCTGGGCCTACCCCGAGGACGCCCTGAGCAAGGTGCTCGGCGTGCCGCTGTACGCGGGGTTCATGTACGCCAGCGTCGGGAGCTACATGGCGCAGGCGTGGCGCAGGTTCGACCTGGCCCTCTGCCACGCCCCGCCCCTGCGCCTTCAGGCCTGGCTCGCGGCGGCGGCCTACCTCAACTTCTTCACGCACCACCTGGGGCCGGACCTGCGGTACGTGGTCACGGCGGCGCTGCTGCTGGCGTACCGCCGGACGCGGGTGGGCTTCAGCGTGGGGCAGGTGCGGTACGGAATGCCGCTGGGCCTCTCCTTTGCGCTGATCGGCGGCTTCGTCTTTCTGGCCGAGAACGCCGCGACCCGGCTGGGCGCGTGGGTCTACCCCCATCAGGCGGGCGGCTGGCAGCCCGTCCACCTCGCCAAATGGCTGGCCTGGACCTTGATGGTGGTCGTGGCCTTTTTGATCGTGTCGGGATTGAAAGCCTGGGAGGAGCGCCGCCAGGGCGCGAGCCGCTAG